TTGCACCGTTCAGTATACTGGGCGTCGCTATCGCGATTTTTTTAGGTTTTCGCAATAATGCCTGCTATGCGCGTTATGTCGAAGCCCGGCATTTGTGGGGACAGTTAATGATTGCTTCTCGCTCAATACTGCGGGAGGTGAAAATCACTTTGCCTGATGAGCGCGGTACGGAAGATTTTGTTCGGTTACAAATCGCATTTGCCCACTGCTTGCGTATGACATTGCGCAAACAGCCTCAGACGCTGGTTCTGGGCAACTATCTCCAGCAGGATGCGTTACAGAAAGTGGTTGCTTCCCATTCCCCTGCGAACCGTATCTTATTGCTGATGGGGGAGTGGCTGGCGGTTCGTCGTCGCAGTGGAGAACTACCAGATATCTTATTTCATAGCCTCAATAACCGGCTAAATGAGATGTCGTCAGTTTTGGCCGGGTGTGAGCGTATTGCCAATACGCCAGTGCCTTTTGCTTATACGTTAATTTTGCATCGTACAGTTTATCTTTTCTGCATTATGTTGCCATTTGCGTTGGTGGTTGATCTGCATTATATGACGCCATTTATTTCGGTTCTTATCTCTTACACGTTTATCGCGCTGGATGCACTGGCAGAAGAACTGGAAGATCCGTTCGGGACTGAAAATAATGATCTACCGCTGGACGCGATATGCAATGCGATAGAAATCGATTTACTGCAAATGAATGATGAAATGGATATCCCTGCCAAACGGATGCCGGATAAGCGCTATCAACTGACCTGAATTGGCGTACCTGGCGCAGATCATTTATCTGCGCCATAAACTGTATTTTAAAGTTTAATAGCCTTCTCCTACGCCAGTTTTGGCCGGGCCAGAGTAGTGGATATGGACAATTCGCCACCCCTCGTTCGGTATCTTCGCCCACACCTGGCTTTCACGGCCTGTAGTATGTTGAGTTTGTCCATTATCACGGCGTACCGCAGTAAAATGCCAGTCAAATTCTGCCACCGCGGCATTGCCATACACATGAATCGTAGGTGGCGCATCCAGTTGCAACGTGCGCTTACTGAACGTTTTCCCCATAGTTGTGCCATAAAAATTTTCAGCGATCTGCGACCATCCCCGTTCGTGGCCGCGCGGATGAATAAAGCTGGTTTCTGGAGAAACATAAAAGATCTGTTTGCCTAATGTTGGATCTGCCTTATCTATAGAATAAAGATAACGATTAATACCTTCGGTAATGTGTTGTTTTACTACTGCTGTCGTCTCATTTTGCGTGGTAGTGGTTGGCGTTGCCGCCCATGCCGATGACGCCATGAGCGTTAACGTTATCGCCGTACATGGAAAAAATAATGACGTTTTTTGCATAATACTTATCTCATATTGCCTGTATTTGAGCAGTGTTACCGTCCTGCTTCATTCACACTTATACTGAAGGGGGAATACATTGTTCACGAACGATAAAAAGCATCCTTTTACAGCATTAACCCGAAAAGTTGATGGCGCAATCAAAAATATCGTATTTGTTTGTAACGGTATGGCGCAAAATATGAAAATTCAGTGCCGCCTTTTTCTTTCTGCTGTTGCTTTAATCAGGAGTTCATGCCGGCAGAAAATCGTTACTCCTTATAAGTAGTAATAAAAAATCATCTTTTACGTTGGGTGATAATTAGCCATTGGAAATATGCAAGGGAAGACCGGAAACTATTTGGATAGTTCGGCTTTTTCATAATGCTAATTTAAAAATAAATGTAAAAGTAACAAAATTTTTATAAAAAAAGAGAAACAGAGGCTTGTGTTTTACAGATAATGGCGTCGCCTTACTGAAGATGAGCAAGGTATTCAACGCCATTCTTGTCTCGCAATCCTAGTTGCCAAGCCGCATAGCTTTCCGCAACCTCATTGTTATTACAGCAAAAAGTTCTGTGCACGAGTATGTAGCGATGCTTAAGTTGCATTTCATTATCACTAATACATAGCAAGCTAATATTACACTTTGAAACTTAACGCAGGGTAATTGTTGATGATATTGTCCTGGGCAGTTCCGCAAGCAGGTTTGGCGGAAAGTCCAAAAATAAGACATACAAGGCATATAAAATGAAAAAAGTAGTGGTGTTATCTGCGGTAGCCGTAGCTGTTATGACGGCTGGAGCCGCCAACGCAGCTGAAATTTATAATAAGGATGGTAATAAGCTGGATTTATATGGCAAAGTCGACGGCCTGCATTATTTTTCCGGTAATCATAGTACGGACGGCGATCAGTCATATATCCGTATGGGCATTAAAGGCGAGACGCAAATTACCGATCAGCTCACTGGTTTTGGTCAGTGGGAGTATCAGGTCAACGCTAACCGTCCGGAAGACGGTGATTCCAGCGGTTCACCACAAAGCTGGACACGTCTTGGCTTTGCCGGTCTGACATTTGCCGATATGGGATCTATTGATTATGGCCGTAATTATGGCGTGTTATACGATATCGGTTCGTGGACTGACGTACTGCCTGAGTTTGGTAATGATTCATACGAAGCTTCTGATAACTTTATGACAGGACGCGCAAACGGAGTTCTGACTTATCGCAATAATGATTTCTTTGGTCTGGTTGATGGTCTAAATTTTGCGTTGCAGTATCAGGGTAAAAATGACGGTCTGTCGAAAGAGGGCGATCCTTTAAGTAATAATGCCAGAGAGAGTATCGCATACCAAAATGGCGATGGTTTTGGGGCATCTGCGACATATGATCTGGGTATGGGGGTTAGCCTGGGGGCGGCCTATACCAGCTCAAAACGCACGCTCGACCAGATCACGCAAGATAAATATGATAACGGCGACCGAGCTGAAGCCTGGACCGGCGGCGTGAAATACGATGCTAATAATATTTATCTGGCTGCAAACTATACCCGCACTTATGATATGACCTATATGGGCGATACACTGGGCGGCTTCGCACATAAAACTGATAACTGGGAAATGGTAGGACAATACCAATTTGATAATGGTTTACGCCCATCACTGGCGTTCCTGCAATCCAGAGCTAATGATGTTGATGGTCTGGGGTCGTTCGATCTTGTGAAATACATTGATGTTGGTTCATATTACTACTTCAATAAAAATATGTCCGCGTATGTTGACTATAAAATTAATCTGTTAAAAGATGGCAATCCATCGAATCCTAATACAGACAACACCGTGGCTCTCGGCTTAGTCTACGAGTTTTAATAAAACTTGTTGATTAAGACAGTTTAGGGATACCCTCCTTTTCCCAAAACTGTGTCACTGCTTAACCTTTATTATTGTTAATTTATTCTATTTTTATTTCAGGACGCTTCTGGCGTCCTTTTTTATTAATTATTCTACTTCGATTTCCCGAATACGCATCCTACTACTGTCATCTATCTGCACCTTTCCTGAATGGCAACACGGACAACTCAGTGTGGATGTGTCAGACGTGAAGGGTTGGTTACACGACAGACACCATCCTTGCGCCGGTGCGATAGTGATATGGAAACGCGCATTTTCAGCAATAGTATGGCGGGCGGCGACGTCCAGGCCAAAGCGCAGCGCTGGCACCTCAACACATGCCATGACACCAATTTCCAGCCAGACTTGCTTTACCTGGTTGAACTGATGATTGACAGCCTGTTCTTCCAGTAACTCGATAATATTTTGCGCCAGGGCTAGTTCATGCATAGATTAGGTCCTTATTCAACAATGTTTACAGCGACACAAGGATCAATAACCTGCAATTGTCGCGACCACTGTGAAACCGGAAGGACGGCCAGCTCGCGAGCAATGACCCCTTCAGGCTGGGCATGACGAGTGGTCGGGGAGATAATACGGTAATCAAGGATATGGCCGGACGTCGTCAGTCTGGCCTGATGCACTAACCATCCTCGCGCAGTTTCCACTACCGCTATTTTCCACTCGCCATCATCAAAACGATTCCAGCGCAAGGTGGGAAGGGCGCTCAAACTTCGGGCGAGCGTAATGCAGCGGGCCAGCAGACGTAGCGCGGTCGTTTTTCCGCTGAGACAGCACGTTGATAGTCGAGGATATTCGATGGCTAAAGGCGATACATCCACTGGGCCTGGGGTGAGTAATGTGTGGTCCGGGGACGACGCCATTGGTAGCATAGGTGTTATGGTGGTCTGTAATGCCGTCAGCCAGCGGGCGGCGTCAGTGCGTGCTCGCAAAAACCAGGCTTCCCAGCCTGGTACGCCAGCGGCAAGCCAGGCTTGAGGCTCATCGTTAAAAAAGAGCTTGTCCGCCAGCAGCGATAAGTCTCCGTGACGTAACAGTGTCCATTCTTCAGCCGTTGCCTGTCGGTGACTAAACTGGGGGAGCCAGTCGGTCAATGCGCGGCGGAGTGTTTCTCGCGCCAGTTCTTGTTGTGCGGCCTGCATATCTGGCGCTTCTTCAGGAAACAACAGTAAAGACGCCGCCGCACTGTGCGCCTGAGCGCACAGTGTAAATAAACGTGATATGAGCGTTTTGGCATGTAACGGCGCTGCGCCCTGTAACAAACGACCTATCGGTGGCTCCTGCCAGACAATCCGTAGCGGGTGGGGATAGAGAGTCAATCTTTGCACGTCTCATTATCCTCATCGATCACCATAAATCCGGATTTACTGGTTTCGCAAACCGGACAGCACCAGTAATCCGGTAACTGACTGAAGGGCACCCCGGGCGGAATTTGCCAGACGTCATCGCCCTGTGCCGGATCGTAAACCCACCAACATACTTTGCACTCCATACGCACCATTGGTTCATTTTCCGTAACCGGATACTCTTTTAACCATTGCAACGTATTTTTCAGGCCTGCACAGGCATCTTCAATATCGTCTATACCTGCAACGGCGATATCAGGGATATCTGCTATCTCAATCATATCTTGTAATAAGGTATTCATATCATTGAAATAATTGACCCGCCATACGCCTGGAAAATGAGAACTTACAATCCGGCACTTACCATACCCGCGAGAAAAAATAGCGCTGCAACCTTCGCCTAAAAAACGATTCAGATACTCGCGATCGGCATCATTAACAGGCAGTAGCGTTAAGTTAATGATGTGCGGTTCTTTTACTGATGCTTTCACGCGCTCAGCGATTTCATGCGCAATAAAGGCGCCATTCATCAATCCCGCCGGTTGCGGCGGCAGTTCGGGTGTCTTCGGCGGTTGCGGATACGTACGCCAGATGCTCTCTGGGATCGGGCCAATGATAATTTCATCGGCAATCTGCTGCTGAGTGGCGCTATATTCGCGTATGCGCCAGACCCCCGTAAAAACCGTTTCCTGAATACGTTGTTCTTTTCCATCAGGTAGCAGCACCCGGGCGGATATTTCACCTTCACCAAGCAGTTGATCCAACAAACCGCTATTCTGCTGCTCAGAAGTATTCAATTGATAAGTCAGGGGAAATGAACATGCTTCTACCGGGCTATCCATGCCGCTAATAAGCGTGGTGAGGACCTGTCTGGCGACATTGAGTTCAGCCGGCAGGGCCTGATCCGGTAGTACAGGCGTTAACGGGAGATTGATGCCGGCGGGGATGGGAAGAAAATTAAAGTCTTCCTCTTCGGGCTGCGAGCCCGGTCCGGTAATATTAACGACTGGAATAGTTCTGGAATGATTCACGTGTGTTACCTTTCATTCTATTGCGTAATAACGGGAATATCCTGACGGTAGCCCGGCGTGGTCAGCAATGCAGCCACTCGCTCCGAGTACTCCTGCCAGCTATATAACCCTGCCAGACTGCCGACAAAACGGTGCTGGCGAAAGAAAAGCAGCGCCGGATATTTCAGAATGCGATACTCCCTGGCGATCAACTCACTCTGTTCGATATCCGCAAATGCCGCGGTATACGATGTCGTCGGAAATTGTTTGAGGATCTCCGGTATAATGACCCAACTGTCTGCAACCTCCGGGTGTTTGTTTGGGTCGCTTTGCAACAACACCACCAGAGTAGGATGCGCGTTAATGAGCGATGGGAGCGTTTGCGCATCGGTAATCAGAAAGCCTTTGTCCGCCAGCGGACAGACAGGATTTTTAGATAGGATAGTCATTTCTTCAAATGCTCCGGTAATTCGGGAGTACGAGATAATAAATCGGCAAAACCGGCCAGGGGATCGCTTTGGGTGAACATCGCCTGTTCCAGTGAATCCAGTGCTGCCAGCACCTCAACAGCTTCCGCTTCATCCATTTCCCGTCGCGCCGCGCCGCCAAATGTCAACAGCCATGCGCCCTTTACTGGAGGAGCAACAAGCCGGATATCAACGTCAATAAGTTCTCCATGTCGATCGCGGCATTTGGCGAACCATTGACCTGGGGAAACAACCTGAACAGGAACGCCAATACACATTATGATTTCTCTCTCTGTAGCACCCGAATGTCGCCGACCCGGCAAGCGCTTTGCGCATCTGGCCGTTCATCTTCATAACGTTCCATACACAAACTGTCATGATTGAGTCTTTCACCAGGCAAGGCCGTGAAAGAGGAGGTGATGCCCCATTGGGTCAACACTTCCTGTGCGAGTTGGACTGCGGGCATTAATTGCGCTTTTACCTGCGGCGTAAGGCTTCCGCCATAATCATCCAGACATTCTGGCTGTACGCCGATCAGTACGATCTCCGCTAATTGGCAGCCGGTTAATTGCAGCAACGCCAGCACTTCAGAAAAACCGGTCTGGTGCAAACTGAGCTTTTTCGCCGTCAGATAGGCGGGAACCTGCTCATCACGAAAAATCGCCAGCGAGCCTGGCGCCATACCAAAATCGATAGCATCCATGATTAACAGTTTTTCGGTCTGTTGTAGCCAGGGAAGCAGTGCCAGCCCCTGCGTACCGCCATCAATAACGGCAACTTTCTCGTTATCGGCATACTGTTCAAACAGCTTTTCCGCCGCTCTGACGCCGAACCCTTCATCTGCCCAAAGCAGGTTGCCAAGCCCTAATATTGTGATTTCTGCCATTGTTATCACCTGAACCAGCGCCAGCCGCTTATCATGACGGAAATCACGCTTTGTCGGCTCATAATGTCTTCGCGGATAGCGGTATAGACATGCGCAATGACAAAAGCGATGATGAACCACATGCCCAGCCGGTGCCAGAAATGCAGCGCGAGGCTATCGTTGCCAGTCAGGCGAATCATCCAGCCAAACCATTGATATGCCCAACTGTCTGTTCCAAGCCCTTCGCCATAGAGGGCAAAGCCGCTACACACCATCAGTACGGACATCCAGAAATAGAACATTACCGCCAGGCCCGCTACCGGATTATGTCCATAGTAACGATGGGCCTCTTTTTCGAGGAAAAAATACCAGCGGATTTCGCTGATAACGCCTTTGCGCCAGGTGCGGCGCCAGAACGGAACCAGAAACATCTCCCTGGCGTACTCATTGCCGACACATGCCCAGTAGATACGAAACAGTAGAGCGACAGTAAAAATATACGCCGTGGTAAAATGGATCAGTCGTATCCAGCCCATCCAAAACATAAAGGTCGCTTCACCTTGAATCGATGGCAGGGGGTGGCCAATGAAATATCCTGTAACAGCCAGGATGACAATGGATAACGCCGTGATCCAGTGCCATAAACGTACCGGTGCTTCATAGATATAGTACCCCTGGCTGGTTATTTCTTTGCGATGCATTGAAACCTCCGAATCGTCATTACCGTACCTGCACCCTGACCAGCTCTCCGCCATGATTATCAATAACATGGGTGGAACAGGCCAGGCAGGGATCGAAGCTGTGCAATGTACGTAAAATCTCCAGTGGCTGATCGGGAACGGCAAGTTTCGTGCCCATTAACGCCGCTTCGTACGCGCCAATTTGACCTTTATCGTCACGTGGTCCGGCATTCCAGGTCGTTGGTACCACACACTGATAACTGTCGATTTTCTGATTTTCAATTTTTATCCAGTGCCCCAGTGCGCCGCGTGGCGCTTCGCTGAAGCCAACGCCTTTCGCTGATGTCGGCCAGGTATCAGGCTCCCAGAGCGTAACGTTTGCCGTCGCGGTATCACCGGCCTTGAGGTTGCGCATCAGGCGATCGAAGAAATATTGCAGCGTATTGCCAGCCCACACGGATTCCAGCGCACGTGCGGCAGTACGTCCTAATGTAGAAAAGAGAGCCTCTTTAGGCAGTTTTAATACACTAAGTAGTTGATCTACGGGCTCTTTGAATTCTGGTTTATTTTGATGATAACCAATCAAATAACGCGCCAGCGGTCCCACTTCCATCGCGTGACCTTTCCAGCGAGGCGATTTAATCCATGAATATTTAGCGGACTCATCCACCTGTTCGATAAAGGTTTTTGTGCCTTTATAGTGTTCGCCCATGACCAGTTGTGGCTCCGTCAGGCCATCCCACGGATGCAGCCCTTTATCGTTATTGCCGTTACCATAGGTATACCAGGAGTGGGTGACAAACTCCTGAATCTCATCAGGCGCGGTTAAATCAACAGGATGAATTTCGTCGAAACGACCATTAATAATAGCCCCACGCGGAAGCAGGAGGTTACTGGCGGAATAATCGTTAGGATTATCAGGAAACTCGCCATAAGCCAGCAGATTCATACTTGACAGGCCACCGCCGACTTTCGCCCAGTCTTTATAGTAACTGGCAATCAGCAAGACGTCCGGAAGATAGACCTGTTCGCAGAACTGGCGGGTTTTCTGGATGATGGAACTGACAAGATTCAGACGTTCCATATTCACTGCGCCGACCGCGCCCGTTTCATCAAGGTTGATGGCGCAAGGAACGCCGCCCACCAGCCAGTTAGGATGCGGGTTTTTACCCCCAAAAACGGTGTGGATTTTTACAATCTCTTTTTGGAAATCGAGCGCTTCAAGATAGTGGGCGACTGCCAGCAAATTGGCTTCTGGCGGCAGTTTCATCGCCGGATGTCCCCAGTAACCGTTACGGAAGGGACCAAGCTGGCCAGACTCAATGAACCGCTTCAGACGATTTTGTAAGTCACGGAAGTACCCGGGTGAAGAGAGCGGCCATGCGGAAAGACTTTGAGCAATGGCGGAGGTTTGATGCGGATCGGCCTTCAGAGCGGCAACCACATCGACCCAGTCCAGCGCGTGCAGATGATAAAAATGTACCAGGTGATCGTGAACATGCAGCGTAGCCTGCATCATATTGCGAATACAATTTGCGTTGTCCGGAATGGCGATTCCCAGCGCATTTTCTACCGCGCGGATCGAGGTCAGAGCATGTGTACCGGTGCAAACACCACAGATGCGTTCAACGAATGCCCAGGCGTCGCGAGGATCGCGGCCTTTCAGGATAACTTCAAGGCCACGCCACATCGTGCCGGTTGAAACGGCGTTCGTAATAACATTATTACTGTCGATATTTACTTCGCAGCGCATATGTCCTTCGATGCGAGTGACCGGATCGACCACAATTCGCCGTCCACTATTATCCAGCGTAAAACCCTGAGTCTGATAAGGATATGTCATAATTATTTTTTCTCTTCCGGAACGGTTTCTGACGACGTGTTGTTTTTATTACGGGCGTGTTTTATGGCGCTCACCGTGGCGTGAGCAATGGCGGCCGCGCCCGCGACGCCCGCGACGCCCAGACCAATTTGATCGGCGGTAGCCTCAATACCGGTTTGTGGGATGCCCGTTGCCCGGTCATAAAAAGAGCCGTAATCCCAGAATCCGTCTTCCGAACATCCCAGGCATCCATGACCCGACTGAATAGGGAAAGAAACGCCATCATTCCAGCGAACGGTTGAACAGGCGTTATAAGTCGTTGGACCTTTACAGCCCATCTTGTACAGGCAATAGCCCTTTCTGGCGCCTTCGTCATCCCATGCTTCCACAAACTGACCGGCATCAAAATGCGCGCGTCGGTAGCATTTGTCATGAATTCGCTGGCCATAAAACATTTTGGGACGCCCAAGCCGATCAAGGGGAGGGATACGATCGAATGCCAACATATAGGTAATCACAGCAGACATTACTTCTGGTATAGGCGGGCAGCCAGGCACTTTAATAATGGGTTTGTCAGTAATTAACTTATGAACCGGCGTTGCTTTGGTTGGATTAGGACGGGCTGCCTGTACGCATCCCCACGATGCGCAAGAACCCCACGCGATAATGGCTTTAGCATCCGCACTCACGCGTTTTAATTTTTCCAGGAACGGTTCGCCAGCCAGGATACAGAACATACCGTCTTCGTTAAGCGGTGCGTTACCTTCAACGGCAACAATATAATTTCCTTTATATTCACGCATGACATCTGCCAGCGCTTGCTCAGCTTGTTGACCCGCCGCGGCCATAATGGTGTCGTCATAATCAAGGGAAATAAGCGACAAAATGGCATCTTTCGCCAGCGGATGCGCAGAGCGAATGAAAGACTCGGTACAACAGGTACACTCAAGTCCATGCAGCCATATCACTGGCGTGCGGGGTTTATTTTCAAGGGCGTAGGCTATCTGAGGAATCATTGAACTGCTCAGGCCTAAAGACGTCGCGGTAAGACTGCAAAACTTGAGAAAACTACGCCTTGTCACGCCGTGCCTACGCATGACTTGATAGAATGTATCTTGTGTTTGCATAACATTGTTCCCAAACTACTATAGTTAGTGTGGGCATCATATGTTGCATTTCTTGTCTTTCTCAACTTGATTTAGTAGCAATTATGTTTCTAATTGGTAACAACTGATTACGTATGTGCTACTCCACATCGCCGAAACATAAATTATATTAATGTTATTAACAATGCGCGACAAATAGGATGTTGGCGTGATATACCTAAATGACAATAAAAATGATACCTCTTTTTATTTATAACGTGCTGGAATTATTTAAATATCGTCACGCAGATAATGTTTCTTCGACCCAGCATAGTAAGTTTAATTATTCTTAATTCGCCCGGTAATTCTATTATCTTGTAAAATAAACTCACAATAAGTTACGTGCCGCAGAGTTATTAATCTGTTTAATTTAATATATTCACCTGGGTTATTTTATAAAAAAGGAGAGCACGATGAAAAAGAGTCAGGCAATGCTATTGATTGCTCCGGCGCTGTTGTCATACGCAATGGCCTCGCAAGCCTGTACAACCCTTGCTATTCAGGATAAACAAGGCGATGTTTTTCATGGCCGCACGCTGGAATATATGCAGGATCTACCCTCATGGTTAACGTATTACCCGGCAGGAACACAGTTTGATAAAAAAGCGCCGAATGGCAGCGCAGGCGTGAGCTACCGGGCGAAGTACCCGATACTGGCTATTACGTCAACCATCACCGATGGGGATAGCCGGGATGTACTGGAAGGAATGAACAGCGCGGGATTATCATTCAGTGAAAATATGATCATGAATGCACAATTGCCGACATTACGCTCAGACGAGTATAAACAGGCGATTCCCGTCACCTCGTTAGGCGAATGGGCGTTGGCCCGTTTTGCTACCGTCGGTGAAGTCAAACAGGCCATACAGGAGGGCAAATTCTGGTCGCCGGAACTGCATCGATTCGGCGATCTGAAATCGCCGTTTCATTATGCGTTTTATGACAAGAAGGGAGGGAGCATCGTTGTTGAAGTAGAGAATGGAAAATTTCATGTTTATGACAATCCTACTCGCGTAATGACC
The Salmonella bongori NCTC 12419 DNA segment above includes these coding regions:
- a CDS encoding bestrophin family protein produces the protein MIVRPQQHWIRLIFVWHGSVLSKIFSRLLLNFLLSIAVIMLLPWYTRLGIKFTLAPFSILGVAIAIFLGFRNNACYARYVEARHLWGQLMIASRSILREVKITLPDERGTEDFVRLQIAFAHCLRMTLRKQPQTLVLGNYLQQDALQKVVASHSPANRILLLMGEWLAVRRRSGELPDILFHSLNNRLNEMSSVLAGCERIANTPVPFAYTLILHRTVYLFCIMLPFALVVDLHYMTPFISVLISYTFIALDALAEELEDPFGTENNDLPLDAICNAIEIDLLQMNDEMDIPAKRMPDKRYQLT
- a CDS encoding YybH family protein, which produces MQKTSLFFPCTAITLTLMASSAWAATPTTTTQNETTAVVKQHITEGINRYLYSIDKADPTLGKQIFYVSPETSFIHPRGHERGWSQIAENFYGTTMGKTFSKRTLQLDAPPTIHVYGNAAVAEFDWHFTAVRRDNGQTQHTTGRESQVWAKIPNEGWRIVHIHYSGPAKTGVGEGY
- the ompC gene encoding porin OmpC, which produces MKKVVVLSAVAVAVMTAGAANAAEIYNKDGNKLDLYGKVDGLHYFSGNHSTDGDQSYIRMGIKGETQITDQLTGFGQWEYQVNANRPEDGDSSGSPQSWTRLGFAGLTFADMGSIDYGRNYGVLYDIGSWTDVLPEFGNDSYEASDNFMTGRANGVLTYRNNDFFGLVDGLNFALQYQGKNDGLSKEGDPLSNNARESIAYQNGDGFGASATYDLGMGVSLGAAYTSSKRTLDQITQDKYDNGDRAEAWTGGVKYDANNIYLAANYTRTYDMTYMGDTLGGFAHKTDNWEMVGQYQFDNGLRPSLAFLQSRANDVDGLGSFDLVKYIDVGSYYYFNKNMSAYVDYKINLLKDGNPSNPNTDNTVALGLVYEF
- the hypA gene encoding hydrogenase maturation nickel metallochaperone HypA; protein product: MHELALAQNIIELLEEQAVNHQFNQVKQVWLEIGVMACVEVPALRFGLDVAARHTIAENARFHITIAPAQGWCLSCNQPFTSDTSTLSCPCCHSGKVQIDDSSRMRIREIEVE
- a CDS encoding hydrogenase expression/formation C-terminal domain-containing protein; translation: MNHSRTIPVVNITGPGSQPEEEDFNFLPIPAGINLPLTPVLPDQALPAELNVARQVLTTLISGMDSPVEACSFPLTYQLNTSEQQNSGLLDQLLGEGEISARVLLPDGKEQRIQETVFTGVWRIREYSATQQQIADEIIIGPIPESIWRTYPQPPKTPELPPQPAGLMNGAFIAHEIAERVKASVKEPHIINLTLLPVNDADREYLNRFLGEGCSAIFSRGYGKCRIVSSHFPGVWRVNYFNDMNTLLQDMIEIADIPDIAVAGIDDIEDACAGLKNTLQWLKEYPVTENEPMVRMECKVCWWVYDPAQGDDVWQIPPGVPFSQLPDYWCCPVCETSKSGFMVIDEDNETCKD
- a CDS encoding thioredoxin domain-containing protein → MTILSKNPVCPLADKGFLITDAQTLPSLINAHPTLVVLLQSDPNKHPEVADSWVIIPEILKQFPTTSYTAAFADIEQSELIAREYRILKYPALLFFRQHRFVGSLAGLYSWQEYSERVAALLTTPGYRQDIPVITQ
- the hypC gene encoding HypC/HybG/HupF family hydrogenase formation chaperone — protein: MCIGVPVQVVSPGQWFAKCRDRHGELIDVDIRLVAPPVKGAWLLTFGGAARREMDEAEAVEVLAALDSLEQAMFTQSDPLAGFADLLSRTPELPEHLKK
- a CDS encoding HyaD/HybD family hydrogenase maturation endopeptidase; the encoded protein is MAEITILGLGNLLWADEGFGVRAAEKLFEQYADNEKVAVIDGGTQGLALLPWLQQTEKLLIMDAIDFGMAPGSLAIFRDEQVPAYLTAKKLSLHQTGFSEVLALLQLTGCQLAEIVLIGVQPECLDDYGGSLTPQVKAQLMPAVQLAQEVLTQWGITSSFTALPGERLNHDSLCMERYEDERPDAQSACRVGDIRVLQREKS
- the cybH gene encoding Ni/Fe-hydrogenase, b-type cytochrome subunit, encoding MLLIIMAESWSGCRYGNDDSEVSMHRKEITSQGYYIYEAPVRLWHWITALSIVILAVTGYFIGHPLPSIQGEATFMFWMGWIRLIHFTTAYIFTVALLFRIYWACVGNEYAREMFLVPFWRRTWRKGVISEIRWYFFLEKEAHRYYGHNPVAGLAVMFYFWMSVLMVCSGFALYGEGLGTDSWAYQWFGWMIRLTGNDSLALHFWHRLGMWFIIAFVIAHVYTAIREDIMSRQSVISVMISGWRWFR
- a CDS encoding nickel-dependent hydrogenase large subunit, which encodes MTYPYQTQGFTLDNSGRRIVVDPVTRIEGHMRCEVNIDSNNVITNAVSTGTMWRGLEVILKGRDPRDAWAFVERICGVCTGTHALTSIRAVENALGIAIPDNANCIRNMMQATLHVHDHLVHFYHLHALDWVDVVAALKADPHQTSAIAQSLSAWPLSSPGYFRDLQNRLKRFIESGQLGPFRNGYWGHPAMKLPPEANLLAVAHYLEALDFQKEIVKIHTVFGGKNPHPNWLVGGVPCAINLDETGAVGAVNMERLNLVSSIIQKTRQFCEQVYLPDVLLIASYYKDWAKVGGGLSSMNLLAYGEFPDNPNDYSASNLLLPRGAIINGRFDEIHPVDLTAPDEIQEFVTHSWYTYGNGNNDKGLHPWDGLTEPQLVMGEHYKGTKTFIEQVDESAKYSWIKSPRWKGHAMEVGPLARYLIGYHQNKPEFKEPVDQLLSVLKLPKEALFSTLGRTAARALESVWAGNTLQYFFDRLMRNLKAGDTATANVTLWEPDTWPTSAKGVGFSEAPRGALGHWIKIENQKIDSYQCVVPTTWNAGPRDDKGQIGAYEAALMGTKLAVPDQPLEILRTLHSFDPCLACSTHVIDNHGGELVRVQVR
- a CDS encoding hydrogenase small subunit; translation: MQTQDTFYQVMRRHGVTRRSFLKFCSLTATSLGLSSSMIPQIAYALENKPRTPVIWLHGLECTCCTESFIRSAHPLAKDAILSLISLDYDDTIMAAAGQQAEQALADVMREYKGNYIVAVEGNAPLNEDGMFCILAGEPFLEKLKRVSADAKAIIAWGSCASWGCVQAARPNPTKATPVHKLITDKPIIKVPGCPPIPEVMSAVITYMLAFDRIPPLDRLGRPKMFYGQRIHDKCYRRAHFDAGQFVEAWDDEGARKGYCLYKMGCKGPTTYNACSTVRWNDGVSFPIQSGHGCLGCSEDGFWDYGSFYDRATGIPQTGIEATADQIGLGVAGVAGAAAIAHATVSAIKHARNKNNTSSETVPEEKK
- a CDS encoding choloylglycine hydrolase family protein, with amino-acid sequence MKKSQAMLLIAPALLSYAMASQACTTLAIQDKQGDVFHGRTLEYMQDLPSWLTYYPAGTQFDKKAPNGSAGVSYRAKYPILAITSTITDGDSRDVLEGMNSAGLSFSENMIMNAQLPTLRSDEYKQAIPVTSLGEWALARFATVGEVKQAIQEGKFWSPELHRFGDLKSPFHYAFYDKKGGSIVVEVENGKFHVYDNPTRVMTNGPSFPWHLTNLNNYTQLTNVDRSSGTLGGIKVMQPDSGIAIADLPSSDTSVSRFIRGVYYTTYAPQATSAHEAMNTLAHIMSRFDRPKNITIDYMGSEGEGNASRKPVSEYTVWTTLSDLTHGDMMVRGYNDINYKTWSLSQFKNATAPVFEKINVKE